DNA sequence from the Pedobacter sp. W3I1 genome:
TCTCTTTTGGCCCCACGGTAAACCCTTCCATTCCCTTCTCTACAATAAAAGCGTTTATACCTTTATGCCTTAACTCTGGATGGGTTTGTGCAATGACCAGGTAAGTTGATGCGGTACTTCCGTTGGTGATCCAGTTTTTTGTACCATTCAGCAGATAATAATCGCCTTTATCCTCTGCGGTTGTACGTTGCGAGGTAGCATCAGATCCGGCTTCGGGCTCCGACAAACAAAAAGCACCTATTTTTTCTCCAGCTGCAAGCGGCTTTAAATATTTTTCTTTTTGGGCTTCACTGCCATAGGCTTCTAGTCCATAACAAACCAACGAGTTATTTACTGAAACCACTACAGATGCAGAAGCATCTATTTTAGAAAGCTCTTCCATTACGAGAACGTAAGAGATGGCGTCAAGGCCGCTTCCATTATATTTTTCGCTCACCATCATCCCCAAAAAACCAAGTTCTCCTAGTTTTTTTACCTGCTCAGCCGGAAATTTCTGATGTTCGTCTCTTTCGATTACCCCAGGCTTTAATTCTTGCTGCGCAAAATCGCAGGCAGCCTGCTGGATCATTAATTGCTCTTCACTTAATTCAAAATGCATAACATTTATGTATAAAAGGTTAGTTAATCAAATGTAGCATTTCATATTGAAATTACTATGGCTGCATAGTAATTTATTTTGCAAGATAATCTTGGTGTTAACGTAAGATTATTATTTTTGTTAAATGAACCCAGGCCAACAAACATTATTTTTCTTTAGTGCCTTAGGCGTATTTAATGGTTTTATCATTAGCGCATATCTTTTATTCTTCAAAAAACCGAAGTCTGCACCCTCCTATTTTTTGGGCCTTTTGCTCTTGTCGGTTTGTTTAAAGATCAGTAAATCTTTCATTTTTTATTTCTATCCAGACCTACCTGGTATTTATATTCAAATTGGCATTTTAGGAAGCTCATTGGCAGGCCCATCTCTTTTTTATTTTATTCAATCGGCTTTGGGACAGGATTCAAAGCTTAAAGCCCTACAGAAAGGGACTTATCTCTTTTGGATTTTTGCAATTATAATTGCCAGCATCATTGCACCTTATGACAGCAGCCCTGATGTATGGGAAAGTTATATCGGAAGAATAATTTCTATACAATTTACAGTCTATATTGTATTATCTGCCTGGTTGCTTAGAACTGTTTTTGCTAAATTTTTAAGTAAAAGGGTTAAAATTTCAACAACAGAGAAGCTGTTGCTATCTGTTTTTATTGGTAACATAATCGTTCCAGCAGCATTTAAGTTATCTATCTTCTCGTTTTTTAATGGCCCTTGCATTAGTGGAGCATTGTCTTTCTCATTTGTTCTTTACCTAAATACTTTTTTGTTCATTAGCAGAAGGAAAACCAACAATCTTTTTTCAGACGGCCAGGATTTGGTTCGCTATGCCAATAAAAAGATTGCCAAAGAACAGGCAATAACTTTGACAGAAAGACTGCAGAAGATTATTTTGGAGGAGGAACTTTATAAAAATCCAGACCTTAAATTAAACGAACTTGCAAAAAAAATCAATATTTCTGGCCATCAGCTTTCGCAGTTGCTTAATGATAATTTAGGCAAAAGTTTTGCCGCTTACATTAACGAGTTTAGGATAAACGAAGCTTGCGAACTGATTGCCAACGATAAAGGCATTAAGCTTGAAGCCATTGGATATGAAGTAGGTTTTAATTCTAAATCTACCTTTTACACTACTTTTAAAAAGCATAAACAAACAACCCCGATGCATTATAAGGAACAAATATTTTTGCTTCATCAAACTAAAACTGGTCTCGTTTTATAATTCCGAACGCCCAAATCTGAGATTCAAAACCCATTCTCTGCTCATCTATTCTAGTTTTGGTTTATTCTATAAAAACCAAATACACGAAGATGAAGTCGACATTGTTATTGTGCCTATTCTTATTTACATCTCTATTTTTAAGTGCGCAAGTGATTAAGGGAAAACTGATTGATCGTAAGACCAGCCAAGCTATACCTTTAGCCAATTTGGCTTTGGCCAATAAAGATCACCCATCAGTAATTAAATATGCTAATAGCGACACCACCGGTTTCTTCGAATTTAGAGATCTGCCTAAGGGAAAATACCTTTTATCCATTACCTTAATCGGTTATCAAAAAGCACAAAAAGAGTTATTGATAAGTGGGAATAATTCAGAAACAATCGATATAGGCCATATTTTAATGGCTGAAGATGTTAACCTACTCCAAGAAGTAACCATAACAGGAGGAGTACCAAATTTTAGCACACAAAACGGTCGGATTAAAATCGGCATTGCCAATAATGCATTTTTCAAATCTGCTTCTAATTTGTTAGATGTATTTAAGAAACTACCTGGCCTGCAGGTTAACCAGGATGGAACAATATTAATGGCAAGCAGGGCAACTCCAACCTTATTTGTTGACGGCAAGCCCATAAACATGAACAATGATGAAATCATATCCTACCTGAGCAGTTTGTCACCTGATATGGTCGAATCGATTGAAATGATTAATCAACCTTCATCTAAATATGATGGAGAATATCAGGGAATTATTGATGTAAAACTGAAGAGAAATCAGTCTTTAGGTTTACGAGGCACGTATAATGCTCGTTTTCAGCGAAACAACTACAGTGTATTGGATAATAATTTATCCTTGGTTCTTAAAACAAACCGGTTGGTGTACGACTTAAAGTTAGGCCATACCAGCGGCAGCACTTTTTATAAGTATTATTCCCTGCAATATTTAGCCAATACAAACGCCATGACTACTGATACTAGAACCATTACCTCTAACCAGAACTTTAACGCGCAGGCAAGGGTAACTTATGAAGTACAAAAAGGGCAAAATCTAGAGGCTTTTATACGCACCTACCAAATAGATAGAAATGCGGTATCTGGCAATCAGCTGCTTACTCAAACCGCTAATTTAGATCGTACCATTGCGCTTGTTAAAAGCGACAATAATGCCCTGCCTAAGCAATATAATTATTCAGGCGGCATCAATTACGATGCTCAATTTAAGAATAGCGAACTTCATGTAATTACCTCTTTAACCCAAATCGATAATCGCCAAACCGAAGATATTCAAAATCTTAACGTACTTAACAATCAATTGTTGAATTACTGGAAAACAGACTCTAGAAATAGGATAATGATCCATGTTGCACAAGTAGACTACACGCAAAAAATAGGCAAAGGAAAACTAGAATTTGGAGGAAAATTTGCATATACAAGCACCCAGAACGACCTCCGATATGATACATTAGCCAATGATGTTTTTAATTTAGATCCTAAGCGGAGTAACCATTTCCGTTACCAAGAGTATATTGGTGCGGGCTACCTTTCTTATAGTGGTCAATGGAGTAAACTTAATTACAGCTTAAGTTTAAGAGCGGAGCATACGCACACTATAGCCAATTCTATTACTACAGGCGGTGTTACAGAAAAAAAGTATATAAAATGGCTTCCAAGCTTAAACATTACTTACTCCTTTGACGAAAGAGAACAGCTCAGCTTCAGTTATACCAGACGATTAACAAGGCCAACTTTTGCCATGTTAAACCCTTTTCGTTTTTATTACAGTCCACGGCATTATTGGATAGGCAATCCTTACTTACAGCCCTCTACAACTAGTCTTTTCGCTTTATCTTATAGCAGAAAAAGCCTTAATATTGCGCTAAATGCAGGAAAGGAAGCGGATCCCATGGGACGTTATCCCGAATATAATCCAGTGACTAATGAACTGATTTTTCTGGGTAGAAACCTACCTTACAGAAAATTTGCAAATCTACAGATAAGCGCTCCCATAACGGTAAACAAATGGTGGCAGATGAGCAACAACGTTACAGGTTATTACACTAAAGAGCTAACACCTTACTTTGGAGCCACCTACGAAATACCCATATATAATTACACGGTTAATGGCAGTCAGGTTTTTACTTTAAAAAATTGGATATTGGATGTAAGTTATACCTACGAGTCGAAAAGTGGTAATGGACTTTATATTATGGCCCCCGTTTATGGTATTGATTTTGGTGTGCAAAAAGCCTGGTTAAATAACAGGGTTAATACTAAACTTACGCTTTATGATGTATTCGATAACATGAAAAGAAGGCTTATTTTCAGAGAGAAAAGTATTATCAATAACGATTTCTACCATTATTTCGGTTCACAAAGACTGGTTTTTAGTTTAACCTTTAATTTTGGAACTTCGACTTACAAGGTTAGGGAAAACAAAAAAAGTGACGAGGAGAATAGAGCCAATTAAGAGAAATTGATTATCTATTTTGTTTCTTAAATAAAATTAGCATGAGACTTAGGCAGCCTAATATCAATATAAGCAAAACCTGCGAAGAGTGAATAATGGTTGAATATGCTAACCCATCTTTAAAAGATATACCATACAACACTAATGACTGAGCAACCATCCAATGAAAAACACCAATACCACCCTGAACGGGTGCTGCCATAGCAAAGCCAGAAAAAACAATTGCCGTAAATGCGGCATTAAAATGCAATCCGGAGGTAGCTTGAATGGAAGAAAAAGCAAAATACATGGAAAGTGAGTAGAAAACCCAAATACCCAGGGTATAGGTTAAGAACAAGCCTTTTTGTTTTAGTTTACTGTAGGAGCCAAAGCCCTGACGGAGGTTTACAAAAATGCGGAGGAGTTTTTTACTGAATTTTTGACGGAGAAAATAGACTGCGATTATAATGAGTGAAAGAATAATCACGCCAATACCAACCAGCCATAAATAATTAATGGCCTCTATTTTTTTAACGAGGTGAAGATAAATTACATTGTACAAAAAATCGGAAACGATATCGTATTGAAAGACCACCATGGCAACACAGGTGAGAAAAAGCACCAGCACATCAAAAAGCCGTTCCGTAATTACGGTGCCAATAGAAGCAAACATGGGTACCTTTTCTGCTTTATGAATAACAGAGCAGCGGCCAATTTCACCAAAGCGTGGCAATGCAAGATTAGCCAGATAACCGATCATTACGGCGTGGTAGGTATTCCAGAAACTTACATTGTAGTGGATAGACTGATACAGCATCTGCCAGCGTAAAGCCCTTAACACATGTGCAATCCATACAGCAAATGCAGAAGTAATTACCCAAAAGTAATTGGCCGTTTTAATTTCCTGCCAAATCTTTTCTAAATCCTGACCTCTAAAAGCTAAATATAAAACCCCCATCCCTATTAAAAACAGGATGATATACTTTAGCGCTGTTTTGAGGTCGAATGTCACAAGATTATTTTAGCAAGTGGTTGTTATCATCAGGAAAAACCAGTATTGGATTGTATTTTTTGGCTTCTTCTATCGGTAATGAGCCGTAAGACATAATGATGAGAATATCGCCTAGTTGTGCCAAACGGGCGGTAGCACCATTTAAACAAATGGTTCCGGTTCCACGCTCGCCTTTAATTACGTAGGTTTCGAAACGTGCACCGTTATTATTATTTACAATCTGCACCTTTTCATTAGCGATAATGTTAGCTGCATCCATCAAATCTTCATCTATCGTAATACTGCCTACATAATTCAATTCGGCTTGTGTTACCCTAACACGGTGTATTTTCGATTTTAATATTGTAATAACCATTTGGCAAAGTTAGTAATCAGTTTGGAGTTTTCAGTCATCAGTTTGGAGTTTCGCAAAGCAGCAGAATGTTAAAGGTTGATAGTTCATAGCTGATAGCTTAGTGGCCCAGGCTATCAACATAAGACTATAAACCATTAACCGACTTCATCACTCACGTTAACTTATTCATCATTTAATGATCATATTATCAATCAGCCTGGTCGGCCCTACTTTCGCAGCAACCAGGGCAACTAAGTCATTTTCGTCTTTTGATTTGGCTGGCTCCAGTGTATCGCCATTGGCAATGGTAAAATAATCGAGTTCAACACCTTCAATATTCTGATAGAATGCTTTTGCTTTATCGACCAACTCTGTTAATGAATATTCATTAAAATGATCGATAACGAACTGCAACGATTTACTCAGTACGAGCGAATGTTTACGGTCATTGGCTGACAAATGAATATTCCTGCTACTCATGGCTAAACCATCGTCTTCGCGGATAATGGGGCAAGTAATAATAGTGATAGGTAGCTTAAAGTAGGCCAGCATATTCTTAATCATTAATACCTGCTGAAAATCTTTTTGTCCGAACATGGCCACATCGGGTTCAACGGCATCAAACAGTTTTTTTACAATCTGCGTTACGCCTTGATAGTGACCCTTCCTAAATTCGCCTTCCAAGAGAAATTCGGCATTGCCCAAATCAATGTGCCAGGCTTCGTCGGCTCCGGCAGGGTACATCTCCTCTACATTAGGCATAAACACACCGTTACAACCGGCATCTGCTAACATGGCCAAATCGTGTTCGATAGGGCGCGGGTATTTCTCTAAATCTTTAGGATCAGTAAACTGCGTTGGATTTACGAAAATGCTACAGATAATGATATCGGCATTCTGCTGTGCCAGTTTTATCAATGATATATGGCCATTATGCAAGGCACCCATGGTAGGCACAAGTGCTATTTTTTTACCTGATGCTTTTAAGGGTTTCAAAAAAGCCTTAAGTGCTGCTTTGGTTTTAAATATTTCCAATTTGGACAAACTAAATTAAAGCCGTAAAGGTGTAAATTAATCTAAACGAAACCAAACAAATGCTTGCTATATTGATAAATAGTATTATTATGCTTACCTTTGCAGCTCATTATCTTTTATTTAACTTAATATTTTCTTAGAATATGGAGATGGCAAAAACGAAGCTGCTGATTGTTACACACGAGATGTCGCCTTTCCTCGAGCTTACTAAAATTTCTGAAATCACACGCCAATTACCACAAGCAATGCAAGAAAAAGGATTCGAAATCCGTATCTTGATGCCTAAATTTGGTAACATCAACGAAAGAAGAAATCGTTTACACGAAGTAATCCGATTATCAGGAATGAACATCATTATCGATGACAACGATAACCCTTTAATCATTAAAGTAGCCTCCATCCCAGCTGCGCGCATGCAAGTTTACTTCTTAGACAATGAAGAATATTTCCAACGCAAACAAGTATTTAGAGATGCAAGCGGAAAATTCTTCGATGACAATGATGAACGTACAGTTTTCTTCTGTAAAGGTGCATTGGAAACGGTTAAAAAATTAGGCTGGGCGCCAGATATCGTTCACTGTCATGGTTGGATGAGCGCACTAGTACCTGTTTATATTAAAACGACTTATAAAAACGATCCTACTTTTAAAAATTCTAAAGTAGTATATTCTATTTATGAGGATGGCTTTACGGAGAAATTAAACGCTAATTTTTCTAAGAAAGCGGTGATGGCCAATATGACTGACGATGATACGAAAGCATTCTTGCCATCTGATTGCGACAGCATGCACATTGGCGCCATAACACACTCAGATGCAGTAGTTTTAGCGGATGAAAACCTAAATGCAGCTGTGTTAAAATTTGTTAAAGATTCCAATAAGCCAACATTAGCTTTTAACTTAACCGAGAATTTTGAAAACTTCTATACTTTTTATGAAGAAATTTCGAATGACGAATTGGTTTCACTTGCTTAATTAGGTATTATTATTTTAAATATGAAATTTACAAAACAAGACTTATTAACCCTGTTGATAGGTCTTTTTCTTTTTGCATCATGCAAAAACCCTGACGGTGTGGGTTTAGATGTTGATCCAGCTACAGCCATTACCGGAACGTTGGTGGTATCTCCGGTGAAGTCTCAACTTGTAAAAGAAGACGCTGCCAATACCAATGGATTAAACCGCTACCCTTTAGGATACATGGTAGATCCTGTTTTTGGAAAAACTGAGGCCGCTTTGGCATTAACGGTTTACCCGGTGAGTACAAGTTACGACTTCGGTACTTCTCCTGTATTAGATTCTGCAGTTTTGGTATTAAAAATTGATACAACCTCTACATTAACCAAATTTTACGGCGATACCATCAATTCTAAATACAGTATTGATGTTTATCAGCTAGCTAATAAGGTTACGACTTATAAAAGTTCTGATGTACAGGCTATTAATAACACGCTTTTAGGCAACTTTACAGGTAAACTGGCACCAAATACTAAAAGGAAAATATCTGTTATTGTTCCAGGCAAAGCTGATACTTTAAAAACTGTACCTGCGCAGATCAGGATTCCTTTAAACAAGGCATTTATACAAAATGCCATATTAAACCTAGGTACAGCAGGAACAGCAACAGAAGCTAAGTTTATAGAATCGTTTAAAGGTTTATATGCACAGATCAATAAAACATCTTCTACAGGTGTTGGAGGAATTGCATTCCTTAACTTTTCGGGAACTGACTCTTATTTACAGCTGGTTTGGAAAAAAACGAATTCGTCAAGTGGCGTAGATACAACCAGTGTAAATTTCCCTGTTGGAAAGATGGTTTTGAATGCAGCACAAACTGCAAATGTAATTTCGGGAGTAGCAGCTAACATTAAACACGATTACTCAGGGACACCAGTGCAAACGCAAATTGATGTTCCGACTCCAACAGATCCAACTCAACAATATAATGTAACTTATTTACAAGGTTTAGCCGGTGTAAAAACCAAGCTAACTTTCCCGGCATTGACAAGTTTTACCAATACTTACGGAAAAGCGATTATTAATAAGGCAGAGCTAGTTGTAGAGCTTGGCGAGAGTGCGCCAGCATACCCTTTTAATGCCGCCCAACGTCTTTCTTTATATCGTTGGGACATTGCACAACAAGCTGCCGATATACCTGATTATGCAACATTCTCCAGTAGCGCTTCTGGTGGTGCAGCACTTTTTGGTGGTTATTTTGATTCGTTAAAGAAACGTTACATCTTTATTGTAACCAGTTATGTTCAAAGCTTAATTGATAAAAACGTAGAAGATTATGGCACATTCCTGGCCCCTACATCTTATACCGATTTCCAGAGAGCACCTAGTGCTACATCTGCTGAAAGATCGATCATAGGCGCCAGCAACGCAACGGCAAATAAGATAAAGCTAAATATTTACTACACTAAAATTAATTAACGATTTTAATGTTAACATAAAACATAAGAAACTCCTGCTAGCGAAACTGGCAGGAGTTTTTTTGTATCATTACTTTAAGATCAAAGAAATAAAAGTGCATAAAAAAAGCTACCGCTCATCAGGTAGCTTTTTTTTTATTTATTCAAAACCCTTAATTAAAACGGAAGATCTCCGTTTTCATCCGATGGGCCAATTGTAAATTCATCTTCAATTTTAGCTTCAGTGCTTTGGTGCGTTGGCGTTGTTGGACTTTGCTCAAAATCACTTTTCCTGCCCAACATCGTAAAGTTTTCGGCCACAATTTCTGTTACATATTTTTTAACCTTTTCTTTATCTTCAAAGGATCT
Encoded proteins:
- a CDS encoding acyl-CoA dehydrogenase codes for the protein MHFELSEEQLMIQQAACDFAQQELKPGVIERDEHQKFPAEQVKKLGELGFLGMMVSEKYNGSGLDAISYVLVMEELSKIDASASVVVSVNNSLVCYGLEAYGSEAQKEKYLKPLAAGEKIGAFCLSEPEAGSDATSQRTTAEDKGDYYLLNGTKNWITNGSTASTYLVIAQTHPELRHKGINAFIVEKGMEGFTVGPKENKLGIRGSDTHSLMFNDVKVPKENRIGEDGFGFKFAMKTLEGGRIGIAAQALGIAQGAFELATRYAKERKSFGKPIAEHQAIAFKLADMATQIEAARLLVYKAAWLKDQGLPYTQAGSMAKLFASKVAMDVTIEAVQVHGGYGFVKEYHVERLMRDAKITQIYEGTSEIQKMVISREVIR
- a CDS encoding AraC family transcriptional regulator, encoding MNPGQQTLFFFSALGVFNGFIISAYLLFFKKPKSAPSYFLGLLLLSVCLKISKSFIFYFYPDLPGIYIQIGILGSSLAGPSLFYFIQSALGQDSKLKALQKGTYLFWIFAIIIASIIAPYDSSPDVWESYIGRIISIQFTVYIVLSAWLLRTVFAKFLSKRVKISTTEKLLLSVFIGNIIVPAAFKLSIFSFFNGPCISGALSFSFVLYLNTFLFISRRKTNNLFSDGQDLVRYANKKIAKEQAITLTERLQKIILEEELYKNPDLKLNELAKKINISGHQLSQLLNDNLGKSFAAYINEFRINEACELIANDKGIKLEAIGYEVGFNSKSTFYTTFKKHKQTTPMHYKEQIFLLHQTKTGLVL
- a CDS encoding outer membrane beta-barrel protein, whose translation is MKSTLLLCLFLFTSLFLSAQVIKGKLIDRKTSQAIPLANLALANKDHPSVIKYANSDTTGFFEFRDLPKGKYLLSITLIGYQKAQKELLISGNNSETIDIGHILMAEDVNLLQEVTITGGVPNFSTQNGRIKIGIANNAFFKSASNLLDVFKKLPGLQVNQDGTILMASRATPTLFVDGKPINMNNDEIISYLSSLSPDMVESIEMINQPSSKYDGEYQGIIDVKLKRNQSLGLRGTYNARFQRNNYSVLDNNLSLVLKTNRLVYDLKLGHTSGSTFYKYYSLQYLANTNAMTTDTRTITSNQNFNAQARVTYEVQKGQNLEAFIRTYQIDRNAVSGNQLLTQTANLDRTIALVKSDNNALPKQYNYSGGINYDAQFKNSELHVITSLTQIDNRQTEDIQNLNVLNNQLLNYWKTDSRNRIMIHVAQVDYTQKIGKGKLEFGGKFAYTSTQNDLRYDTLANDVFNLDPKRSNHFRYQEYIGAGYLSYSGQWSKLNYSLSLRAEHTHTIANSITTGGVTEKKYIKWLPSLNITYSFDEREQLSFSYTRRLTRPTFAMLNPFRFYYSPRHYWIGNPYLQPSTTSLFALSYSRKSLNIALNAGKEADPMGRYPEYNPVTNELIFLGRNLPYRKFANLQISAPITVNKWWQMSNNVTGYYTKELTPYFGATYEIPIYNYTVNGSQVFTLKNWILDVSYTYESKSGNGLYIMAPVYGIDFGVQKAWLNNRVNTKLTLYDVFDNMKRRLIFREKSIINNDFYHYFGSQRLVFSLTFNFGTSTYKVRENKKSDEENRAN
- a CDS encoding lysylphosphatidylglycerol synthase transmembrane domain-containing protein yields the protein MTFDLKTALKYIILFLIGMGVLYLAFRGQDLEKIWQEIKTANYFWVITSAFAVWIAHVLRALRWQMLYQSIHYNVSFWNTYHAVMIGYLANLALPRFGEIGRCSVIHKAEKVPMFASIGTVITERLFDVLVLFLTCVAMVVFQYDIVSDFLYNVIYLHLVKKIEAINYLWLVGIGVIILSLIIIAVYFLRQKFSKKLLRIFVNLRQGFGSYSKLKQKGLFLTYTLGIWVFYSLSMYFAFSSIQATSGLHFNAAFTAIVFSGFAMAAPVQGGIGVFHWMVAQSLVLYGISFKDGLAYSTIIHSSQVLLILILGCLSLMLILFKKQNR
- the panD gene encoding aspartate 1-decarboxylase yields the protein MVITILKSKIHRVRVTQAELNYVGSITIDEDLMDAANIIANEKVQIVNNNNGARFETYVIKGERGTGTICLNGATARLAQLGDILIIMSYGSLPIEEAKKYNPILVFPDDNNHLLK
- the panC gene encoding pantoate--beta-alanine ligase; this encodes MEIFKTKAALKAFLKPLKASGKKIALVPTMGALHNGHISLIKLAQQNADIIICSIFVNPTQFTDPKDLEKYPRPIEHDLAMLADAGCNGVFMPNVEEMYPAGADEAWHIDLGNAEFLLEGEFRKGHYQGVTQIVKKLFDAVEPDVAMFGQKDFQQVLMIKNMLAYFKLPITIITCPIIREDDGLAMSSRNIHLSANDRKHSLVLSKSLQFVIDHFNEYSLTELVDKAKAFYQNIEGVELDYFTIANGDTLEPAKSKDENDLVALVAAKVGPTRLIDNMIIK
- a CDS encoding glycogen/starch synthase, with amino-acid sequence MAKTKLLIVTHEMSPFLELTKISEITRQLPQAMQEKGFEIRILMPKFGNINERRNRLHEVIRLSGMNIIIDDNDNPLIIKVASIPAARMQVYFLDNEEYFQRKQVFRDASGKFFDDNDERTVFFCKGALETVKKLGWAPDIVHCHGWMSALVPVYIKTTYKNDPTFKNSKVVYSIYEDGFTEKLNANFSKKAVMANMTDDDTKAFLPSDCDSMHIGAITHSDAVVLADENLNAAVLKFVKDSNKPTLAFNLTENFENFYTFYEEISNDELVSLA
- a CDS encoding DUF4270 domain-containing protein, translated to MKFTKQDLLTLLIGLFLFASCKNPDGVGLDVDPATAITGTLVVSPVKSQLVKEDAANTNGLNRYPLGYMVDPVFGKTEAALALTVYPVSTSYDFGTSPVLDSAVLVLKIDTTSTLTKFYGDTINSKYSIDVYQLANKVTTYKSSDVQAINNTLLGNFTGKLAPNTKRKISVIVPGKADTLKTVPAQIRIPLNKAFIQNAILNLGTAGTATEAKFIESFKGLYAQINKTSSTGVGGIAFLNFSGTDSYLQLVWKKTNSSSGVDTTSVNFPVGKMVLNAAQTANVISGVAANIKHDYSGTPVQTQIDVPTPTDPTQQYNVTYLQGLAGVKTKLTFPALTSFTNTYGKAIINKAELVVELGESAPAYPFNAAQRLSLYRWDIAQQAADIPDYATFSSSASGGAALFGGYFDSLKKRYIFIVTSYVQSLIDKNVEDYGTFLAPTSYTDFQRAPSATSAERSIIGASNATANKIKLNIYYTKIN